The Salinispora tropica CNB-440 genome has a window encoding:
- a CDS encoding NHL domain-containing thioredoxin family protein encodes MATAPRVRAPELKGRRWLNTGGRHLDLADLRGRITVLDFWTFCCINCLHVLDELRPIEQKYADVLVVIGVHSPKFEHEKDPDALADAVERYGVHHPVLDDPELNMWQQYAARAWPTLAVIDPEGYVVATMAGEGHAEGLVRLVDDLIATHEAKGTLRRGDGPYVPPAEPETTLRFPGKSVVLDNGNLLVSDSARHSLAELAPDGETLLRRIGTGARGRADGTATAATFAEPQGLCLLPAQVSRLVGYDLVVADTVNHLLRGVRLATGEVVTVAGTGRQWRSTVDDHAHDALSVDLSSPWDLAWYDDRLVIAMAGIHQLWWFDPVKRTTGMYAGSTVEARKDGPLAEAWLAQPSGLSVSADGSRLWVADSETSAVRYVENGILTTAVGQGLFEFGHVDGPAAQALLQHPLGVCALPDGSVLIADTYNGAVRRYDPESDSVGTVADGLAEPSDLLLTPDGGVLVVESAAHRLTRLAPGALTAAGASTVNGPRHRTERKPTELRAGAVTLEVIFTPAPGQKLDDSYGPSTRLVVSASPPELLLSGAGTSTELSRELVISDSVPEGVLQVTAQAATCDADVAHAACHLTRQDWGVPIWVVDDAADRLPLVLRGMDA; translated from the coding sequence ATGGCTACCGCGCCTCGCGTCCGAGCACCCGAGCTGAAGGGCCGTCGCTGGCTGAACACCGGCGGACGACACCTGGACCTGGCGGACCTTCGAGGCCGCATAACCGTCCTCGACTTCTGGACCTTCTGCTGCATCAACTGCCTGCACGTGCTCGACGAGCTACGTCCCATCGAGCAGAAGTACGCCGACGTCCTCGTGGTCATCGGCGTCCACTCGCCCAAGTTCGAACACGAGAAGGACCCGGACGCCCTGGCCGACGCCGTCGAGCGGTACGGCGTACACCACCCGGTGCTCGACGACCCCGAACTGAACATGTGGCAGCAGTACGCCGCCCGGGCCTGGCCGACCCTGGCCGTGATCGACCCCGAGGGGTACGTGGTGGCCACGATGGCCGGTGAGGGACATGCCGAGGGCCTGGTCCGGCTCGTGGACGACCTGATCGCCACCCACGAGGCCAAGGGCACCCTGCGCCGGGGTGACGGACCGTACGTGCCGCCGGCCGAGCCGGAGACCACGCTGCGTTTTCCCGGCAAGTCTGTCGTACTCGACAACGGGAACCTGCTGGTGTCGGACTCGGCCCGGCACTCCCTCGCGGAGCTGGCCCCCGACGGCGAGACGCTGCTCCGCCGGATCGGCACCGGCGCACGCGGCCGGGCCGACGGGACGGCCACAGCGGCCACCTTCGCCGAGCCGCAGGGGCTCTGCCTGCTACCGGCCCAGGTCTCCCGGCTGGTCGGCTACGACCTGGTCGTCGCCGACACCGTCAACCACCTGCTGCGCGGCGTACGCCTCGCCACCGGCGAGGTGGTCACCGTGGCCGGCACCGGCCGGCAGTGGCGTTCCACCGTGGATGACCACGCCCACGACGCCCTCTCGGTCGACCTCTCCTCCCCCTGGGACCTGGCCTGGTACGACGACCGCCTCGTGATCGCCATGGCCGGCATCCACCAGCTCTGGTGGTTCGACCCGGTGAAGCGCACCACCGGCATGTACGCGGGCAGCACCGTCGAGGCCCGCAAGGACGGGCCACTGGCCGAGGCGTGGCTGGCCCAGCCCTCCGGCCTGTCGGTCTCCGCCGACGGCAGCCGGCTCTGGGTGGCCGACAGCGAGACCAGCGCGGTCCGGTACGTCGAGAACGGCATCCTGACCACCGCGGTCGGGCAGGGGCTCTTCGAGTTCGGGCACGTTGACGGGCCGGCGGCGCAGGCGCTACTCCAGCATCCGCTGGGGGTGTGCGCGTTGCCGGACGGATCGGTGTTGATCGCCGACACGTACAACGGGGCGGTCCGCCGCTACGACCCGGAGTCGGACTCGGTGGGCACGGTCGCCGACGGGCTCGCCGAGCCGAGCGACCTGCTGCTCACCCCGGACGGCGGGGTGCTGGTCGTGGAGTCCGCCGCCCACCGGCTGACCCGGCTCGCGCCGGGCGCGCTCACCGCCGCCGGGGCCAGCACCGTCAACGGCCCGCGGCACCGCACCGAGCGGAAGCCGACCGAACTGCGAGCCGGCGCGGTGACCCTGGAGGTCATCTTCACCCCGGCACCCGGTCAGAAGCTCGACGACAGCTACGGCCCGTCCACCCGGCTGGTGGTCTCGGCGTCCCCGCCGGAGTTGCTCCTGTCCGGCGCGGGCACCAGCACCGAGCTGTCCCGCGAGCTGGTGATCAGCGATTCGGTCCCTGAAGGCGTGCTCCAGGTGACTGCCCAGGCGGCGACCTGTGACGCCGACGTGGCGCACGCCGCGTGCCACCTGACCCGGCAGGACTGGGGTGTGCCGATCTGGGTGGTCGACGATGCCGCCGACCGGCTCCCACTGGTGCTGCGCGGCATGGACGCCTGA